One Tolypothrix bouteillei VB521301 DNA window includes the following coding sequences:
- a CDS encoding TrkA C-terminal domain-containing protein, which translates to MVTHPVRRRILMWLMLLANAGLITVISSLVLTFISAAKLSNWLPRLVLLVLGIAILWIVAINRWIKHFLSHWMQWALRRWTRLDVRDYASLLHLSDGYAVMELQVDAGDWIADRPLRETNLRQEGIIVLGILRPDGAYLGAPRGTTFIRPNDVVLLYGRLDAFSELDSRQAGSTGEQAHQDAIADHQQLLLERARQDAAK; encoded by the coding sequence GGTTACCCATCCCGTGCGGCGACGTATCCTCATGTGGTTGATGTTGCTGGCGAATGCCGGATTGATTACGGTGATTTCCTCCTTAGTCCTTACATTCATCAGCGCAGCTAAGCTCAGCAATTGGCTGCCTCGTCTCGTGCTGCTGGTGCTAGGAATAGCAATTCTTTGGATCGTAGCAATTAACCGTTGGATCAAGCATTTCCTCTCCCATTGGATGCAATGGGCGTTGCGCCGCTGGACTCGCCTGGATGTGCGAGATTATGCCAGCCTGCTGCACCTATCGGATGGCTATGCGGTGATGGAACTGCAAGTGGATGCAGGAGATTGGATTGCTGACAGACCGCTGCGGGAAACCAACCTCCGTCAAGAGGGGATTATAGTGTTGGGGATTCTCCGCCCTGATGGAGCATACCTTGGCGCACCGAGAGGAACAACCTTTATCCGTCCCAACGATGTGGTGCTCTTGTATGGTCGCCTGGATGCCTTCAGTGAATTGGATTCGCGTCAGGCGGGAAGTACAGGTGAACAGGCTCACCAGGATGCGATCGCCGATCATCAACAACTCCTTTTAGAACGCGCTCGCCAAGATGCAGCCAAGTAA
- a CDS encoding class I SAM-dependent methyltransferase yields MSEETVGNVSFTAKVIAAGRAIESQRPDALFIDPIAAQLAGQEAIEAAIPRLEEYEKQGRPFTSVRTRFFDDFLNNYSKHIQQIVFLGAGMDTRAFRLNWQSETHVYEIDKPDVLLYKESVLSGIIPNCNRHSICADLKESLWVQMLLEEGYRPSEPSIWVLEGFLYYLNPTEVENLLTNIQNLSVAGSYLGVDVINTAICNGSDDWAKYWLSSCDNPESFFAAYGWNASAIQPGEEGASFGRFTYQFPLRNLPDAPHIFFVKAVKKN; encoded by the coding sequence ATGTCTGAAGAAACAGTTGGGAACGTAAGTTTTACCGCTAAAGTCATCGCTGCAGGTCGGGCGATCGAAAGCCAAAGACCCGATGCTTTATTTATCGACCCAATAGCTGCACAGTTAGCAGGTCAAGAAGCCATTGAAGCTGCCATTCCCCGCTTAGAAGAATATGAAAAACAAGGGAGACCATTTACGTCAGTTCGGACTCGTTTTTTTGATGATTTTCTGAATAACTACTCGAAACATATCCAACAAATCGTTTTTTTGGGTGCGGGAATGGATACAAGAGCATTTCGTTTGAATTGGCAAAGCGAAACTCATGTCTATGAAATCGATAAACCAGATGTACTGCTCTATAAAGAATCGGTTTTAAGCGGGATTATTCCTAATTGCAATCGCCACTCAATTTGCGCTGATTTAAAGGAGTCACTTTGGGTACAAATGCTGCTTGAGGAAGGCTATCGACCTTCAGAACCGTCTATCTGGGTATTAGAAGGGTTTCTTTATTATCTCAACCCAACAGAAGTGGAAAATCTCCTAACAAACATCCAAAATTTATCTGTAGCTGGAAGTTATTTAGGTGTTGATGTCATCAATACAGCTATTTGCAATGGCTCTGATGATTGGGCTAAATATTGGCTATCTAGTTGTGACAATCCTGAATCTTTTTTTGCTGCTTATGGCTGGAATGCATCAGCCATCCAACCAGGAGAAGAGGGGGCTTCTTTTGGAAGATTTACTTATCAATTTCCCTTACGGAATCTTCCTGATGCCCCCCATATCTTCTTTGTAAAGGCTGTTAAGAAAAATTAA